In Desulfosporosinus youngiae DSM 17734, the genomic stretch AAGGTAGGTCTGGCTAAAGCTGTACCGAGGGCATTGGAAACCTCCGGGAAAGCGCCGAGGCGAACGGGGGTTTTCAGACTTTTTCCTAAGGCACCTGCAATTCCTCTTGCGCCCCCGCCGGTGACTAAGGTGTTAAACTCCTTGCTTTCATGAGGATGAAGAACCTCCCAGACTTTATAGGCCGGTTCTTCCTCCCACTCCCGCTTAAGGGAATGAACGGCTTTCGTGATTCGGTCAACCATTCTGTCGATAATTTCAGTCGAGAGATCATGCAAGTGCTGAGGGGTTCTTTGGTCAGGGGGTAATAGAGCGGCCAGTCCTTCCTCCGCAAGCTGTGGGTTTCCATAGTCAATAAGCCCCAGATAACGCATGGCATCCGTCGGAGTCGGTACATCTCCGCCCAGACAATAAGCCGGACCAAGCCGGTAGTTTTCTATGCTGAAGCCTTGATCGTTTCTGCGCAGCACAGAGTCTCCTCCCACTGGGATGGAACGGACCGCAAGTGAGCGGACAAGAGTAGCAAACTCGCCGATTCGGGCTCCTTTTGAACTAAGTAAGGGAACTCCGGATAGACTAAGACCAATATCTGTCGTTGTACCGCCGATATCTACGATAATTGTCGAAGAAGCAGGGTCGGTTTGGGTCAGAGCTGCCAGCACACTTGCAGCGGGTCCGGAATAAATGGAATCAATGGGCCGCAGCTTGGCAAGGGGTATACACCCGCCGTCTGCTTTTAAAATGAAAATCTGAGCCTGACTATTCCGAGCACCTATTGCCGTCTGCAGTTGACGGGCGAATTGCTGATAAAGATCAGTTACGCCTAAATTCAGATAGGTCGTCAAACTGCGGCGATAAAAATTGGCCTGTCCCCATTCATGCCCCAGGGCAATCTTAAGTGAGGGGGTGTGTTCTTTTAAATAGGCAGCCAGTTGTTCCTCGTGAAGACGGTTTCTGTGGGAAAACTTACCGACAATTGCAACATGATCTAAATGATCCTGCCCCATCGACACTTGGAGTCTCTCCCATTCTTTCAGATCGGGAACCTCAACTTCCCTGCCCCTGAAGTCCATTTCTCCCCTTAGTTCTGTATAGCTTACCGGCCAGGGAAGTGCATTGATGTTCATCCCCTTGCCTGAGAATAAGAGTAATTCAACCGGGGAAATACGATTTTCAAGAATTGCATTGGTTACCAGTGTCGTACTGACCGTGATTTGATTAATCTCCTGCTCATTTGAGATCTTTAACCCATCAAAAGCCTTCATAAGGGTTTCTACTAAGTTCTCTGATTGGGTGGGTACCTTGGCAGTGGTTTGGATATGTCCATTGTTAATAAACACTGCATCCGTATAGGTGCCTCCCACATCAATACCGACCCGGTTAAACATAAGTTCCCCCCCTTATTCGATGTTCGAAGTTCGAGGTTCGAGGCACGACTTTTAAACTGAAACGTCGTACTGCAAACTTCGAACGCGAACCTGTATTTTAGACTCTATCCCACTAATTAATATTGGATCACTTAACTCTGAATTCCAATTAAGAACTCAAATCTTCGACCTTCGAACATCGAACATCGAACATCGAGCCTCGTACCTCGCGTACCTACATGGTTTCTTTCGAAAGTATGCGCTCACGTAAATCAAAGAGATATTGAAGGGCTTGGCGTGCTGTCATATCGTCCAAGGGAAGAGTTTCGATTTCTTGTAATAATGGATGGGTTTGCGGAACATCAAATAGGGTGAACTGAGTAATAACTTCGCTTGGTTTTGCCAGAGTATGCGCAGGCTCAGAAGACTCTAATTTTAATAATAAGGTTTTAGCACGCTGAATCAAATCATGAGGCAGACCGGCCAGCCGGGCAACCTGTATTCCATAGCTGCGGTCTGCGCGGCCGGGTAATATCTTGTGTAAAAAAACGATATCTTCCCCTCGTTCCTTGACGCCTACATGAAGGTTGAAGAGTCCCGGAAATTCATCTTGCAGCTGGGTCAGTTCATGATAGTGAGTGGCAAAAAGGGTTTTAGGGTTGAACTGAGGATCTTGAACAAGATGTTCAGCAACAGCCCAGGCGATACTAAGTCCATCGTAGGTAGCAGTCCCCCGTCCAATTTCATCGAGTATAATCAAGCTGTTTTTGCTGGCATAGTTTAAAATATGGGCGACTTCCTGCATTTCAACCATAAATGTGCTTTGACCCGCCGCTAAATCGTCGGATGCCCCTACCCTGGTAAAAATCCGGTCAACCAGAGCAATACTGGCCTTGTTGGCCGGAACAAAGGATCCCATATGAGCCATAAGAACAATCAGAGCGACTTGGCGCATATACGTTGATTTTCCAGCCATGTTCGGACCTGTGATAAGAGCTAAATGCTGGCTTCCGGACATGTGAGTGTCATTGGGAACAAAGGCACCCTGTTCCAGCATTTCTTCAACAACCGGGTGCCGCCCCTCAATGATGATAATTTGACCGTCTTTTTTGAGCTGAGGGCGTACATAATGGTTACGAACTGCTGCTTCCGCTAAACTGACAAATACGTCAATTTCGGCTAATACCTGAGCTGCACGGATAATTCGCTTCGTATTCCTGCGAACCTCTTCCCGCAAAGCTAATATCAGTTCATATTCCAGGTCTTTTAGTTTTTCCTCAGCGCCGATGATTTTTAATTCATATTCCTTAAGCTCGGGGGTAATGAACCGTTCCGCATTGGAAAGAGTTTGTTTGCGTTGGTAATCCGACGGAATAAGATGGGCATTGGCATGGGTTATTTCGA encodes the following:
- a CDS encoding hydantoinase/oxoprolinase family protein — its product is MFNRVGIDVGGTYTDAVFINNGHIQTTAKVPTQSENLVETLMKAFDGLKISNEQEINQITVSTTLVTNAILENRISPVELLLFSGKGMNINALPWPVSYTELRGEMDFRGREVEVPDLKEWERLQVSMGQDHLDHVAIVGKFSHRNRLHEEQLAAYLKEHTPSLKIALGHEWGQANFYRRSLTTYLNLGVTDLYQQFARQLQTAIGARNSQAQIFILKADGGCIPLAKLRPIDSIYSGPAASVLAALTQTDPASSTIIVDIGGTTTDIGLSLSGVPLLSSKGARIGEFATLVRSLAVRSIPVGGDSVLRRNDQGFSIENYRLGPAYCLGGDVPTPTDAMRYLGLIDYGNPQLAEEGLAALLPPDQRTPQHLHDLSTEIIDRMVDRITKAVHSLKREWEEEPAYKVWEVLHPHESKEFNTLVTGGGARGIAGALGKSLKTPVRLGAFPEVSNALGTALARPTFDCTLHLDTYMKQYRVEETGEQGKWTGSLRPYREIDDFLATLVQQQAAHYGIEIQDLEKEPFDFFPIVQNYQTVGQIVRGAVHLRPGVVGRVHE